The following are from one region of the Hydrogenimonas sp. SS33 genome:
- a CDS encoding Mrp/NBP35 family ATP-binding protein, producing the protein MTEQQVKEVLSTVTYPGFTKDVVTFGFVKGIEIDGGRVAVTLDITSSAPEVKAALEEEIKTKLEMAGASEVIVMIHQPKMPRETSSHGKNIAPQVKNFVMVSSGKGGVGKSTTSVNLAIALAMQGKKVGLLDADIYGPNVPRMMGIEEMRPEVVGNKVKPIDAYGVEVMSMGVLMEEGQSLIWRGAMIMKAIEQFLRDILWSDLDVLVIDMPPGTGDAQLTLAQSVPVTAGITVTTPQKVSLDDSRRSLDMFKKLHIPIAGVVENMSGFICPNCGTESDIFGRGTAQAVAEEYGTTLLAQIPIEPAVREGGDEGKPIVYHYPESETAKRYMKAAEDLWNTVEQINEEGGVSNEAIQPTTPPGVSACSTGGHGGGSCGTH; encoded by the coding sequence ATGACTGAACAACAGGTTAAAGAAGTATTGTCTACCGTTACCTATCCGGGATTCACGAAAGATGTCGTGACCTTCGGATTCGTCAAAGGGATCGAAATCGACGGCGGCCGCGTGGCTGTAACGCTCGATATCACCTCCAGCGCCCCGGAAGTGAAGGCGGCGCTGGAAGAGGAGATCAAAACGAAACTGGAGATGGCGGGCGCCAGCGAGGTGATCGTCATGATCCACCAGCCCAAAATGCCCCGGGAGACTTCCAGCCACGGCAAGAATATCGCGCCGCAGGTGAAGAACTTCGTCATGGTCAGTTCGGGAAAAGGGGGCGTGGGCAAATCGACCACCTCCGTCAATCTGGCGATCGCCCTGGCGATGCAGGGTAAAAAAGTGGGCCTTCTGGATGCGGACATCTACGGCCCCAACGTCCCGCGGATGATGGGTATCGAAGAGATGCGCCCCGAAGTGGTCGGCAACAAGGTCAAGCCGATCGACGCCTACGGCGTGGAAGTGATGAGTATGGGGGTCCTGATGGAAGAGGGGCAGTCGCTCATCTGGCGGGGTGCCATGATCATGAAGGCGATCGAGCAGTTCCTGCGCGACATCCTCTGGAGCGACCTGGATGTCCTGGTCATCGACATGCCTCCGGGAACGGGTGACGCGCAGCTGACCCTGGCCCAGAGCGTTCCGGTCACCGCCGGTATCACCGTCACGACGCCCCAGAAAGTCTCCCTGGACGACTCTCGCCGGAGTCTGGACATGTTCAAGAAACTTCACATTCCCATCGCCGGCGTCGTGGAGAATATGAGCGGCTTCATCTGCCCCAACTGCGGTACCGAAAGCGACATCTTCGGCCGCGGCACCGCCCAGGCGGTCGCCGAAGAGTACGGCACGACCCTGCTGGCGCAGATTCCCATCGAGCCGGCGGTCCGCGAAGGGGGCGACGAAGGCAAGCCCATCGTCTACCACTACCCCGAAAGCGAAACGGCCAAGCGCTACATGAAGGCGGCCGAAGACCTCTGGAACACGGTCGAACAGATCAACGAAGAGGGCGGCGTGAGCAACGAAGCGATCCAGCCCACGACCCCTCCCGGCGTCAGCGCCTGTTCCACGGGCGGTCACGGCGGCGGAAGCTGCGGCACCCACTGA
- a CDS encoding HAD family hydrolase → MAVRLKMHPFYLTDLDKTLLRSDLSVGDFSRHIWNQAVERGVKLSVATARSYTGVMKLLKGLHLREPLILLDGVLITSPEGRVLHVSALAKELGDEIIAIGAKEAGLLPLVVALDENDTERFIYPRRRNSCLQELLQTVHNDRRILDADPLRAMERNLKLVYLGDEAATAQLEAAFRKALKEQIEIKRSKDPYIDCWFMTLLHPEGDKAHALKKLEAMEGVDAAHTTVFGDSHNDLGLFSAAGRRIAVANAIDELKAKADIVLPWSNDEEAVAKFLARELKL, encoded by the coding sequence GTGGCGGTGCGGTTGAAGATGCACCCCTTCTACCTGACCGACCTGGACAAAACGCTCCTTCGCTCCGACCTGAGTGTCGGTGATTTCAGCCGGCACATCTGGAACCAAGCGGTGGAACGGGGCGTGAAACTCTCCGTCGCCACCGCCCGAAGCTATACCGGCGTCATGAAACTGCTCAAAGGCCTGCATCTCAGGGAGCCTCTCATCCTGCTCGACGGCGTGCTGATCACTTCGCCCGAGGGGAGAGTGCTTCACGTCAGCGCCCTTGCCAAAGAGCTGGGGGACGAGATTATCGCCATCGGAGCGAAGGAGGCGGGCCTGCTGCCGCTGGTTGTGGCACTGGACGAAAACGACACGGAGCGGTTCATCTACCCCAGACGGCGCAACTCCTGTCTACAGGAGCTGCTGCAGACGGTCCACAACGACCGCCGCATTCTCGACGCCGACCCTTTGCGGGCCATGGAGCGCAACCTCAAACTGGTCTATCTGGGCGACGAAGCCGCCACCGCGCAGTTGGAGGCGGCTTTTCGAAAAGCGTTGAAGGAGCAGATCGAAATCAAACGCTCCAAAGACCCCTATATCGACTGCTGGTTCATGACGCTCCTGCACCCGGAAGGGGACAAGGCCCACGCGCTCAAAAAGCTGGAAGCCATGGAGGGTGTCGATGCGGCCCACACGACGGTTTTCGGCGACAGCCACAACGACCTGGGGCTTTTCTCGGCGGCGGGCCGGCGCATCGCCGTCGCCAACGCCATCGACGAATTGAAAGCGAAGGCGGACATCGTTCTGCCCTGGAGCAACGACGAAGAGGCGGTGGCGAAATTTCTGGCCCGGGAGCTGAAGCTGTGA
- a CDS encoding sulfate adenylyltransferase — MASSRKSDKRLYIDREALSTLALVEEGLLRPVDGLMDSATAAEVNKTKCYKGRSFPFPFILAPRGRRNEEVLRSLKPKERLELVVDDEPVGWLVADEVFEIDPQQRLQEIYGTQNPAHPGVQATMRRLGRYAVAGKYHVAYPKFRKIKEQITTAKERIGAKQTSALMMAARPLHRAHERLIRTTLDRSDLVVIFLLKPYREDPTLPYELRYRAMDYFVKNYLPANRVVIVPLEYTYIFAGYNEVILDALVAENFGCDELVIGQNHAGLGSFYDKNRMQSVFDHLKGINITIHTAPEYAYCDICRTLVSNRTCPHGEHHHISYHADSILELLKKGLLPPAVLIRKEISAMILTHLFPNRFDNLEKIYYDLMPGSGLLESQSEEDFYIKLMKLYQTTSLK, encoded by the coding sequence ATGGCATCTTCAAGAAAAAGTGACAAACGCCTCTATATCGACCGGGAGGCGCTCTCGACCCTGGCACTGGTGGAGGAGGGGTTGCTGCGTCCGGTCGACGGGCTGATGGACAGCGCCACCGCCGCCGAAGTCAACAAAACCAAATGCTACAAAGGGCGCAGTTTTCCCTTCCCTTTCATCCTCGCACCCCGCGGGCGCCGCAACGAAGAGGTCCTCAGATCCCTGAAACCCAAAGAGAGGCTGGAACTGGTCGTCGACGACGAACCGGTAGGATGGCTCGTCGCCGACGAAGTGTTCGAAATCGACCCCCAGCAGCGCCTCCAGGAGATCTACGGCACCCAGAACCCGGCCCACCCCGGCGTACAGGCGACGATGCGGCGGCTCGGGCGCTACGCCGTGGCGGGCAAGTACCATGTGGCGTACCCGAAATTCCGCAAAATCAAGGAGCAGATCACCACGGCAAAAGAGCGTATCGGTGCCAAACAGACCAGCGCCCTGATGATGGCGGCCCGTCCCCTGCACCGCGCCCACGAGCGGCTGATCCGCACGACGCTGGATCGCAGCGACCTGGTGGTCATCTTCCTGCTCAAACCCTACCGGGAAGATCCCACCCTCCCCTACGAACTGCGCTACCGGGCCATGGACTACTTCGTCAAAAACTACCTCCCCGCCAACCGGGTCGTCATCGTGCCGCTGGAGTACACCTACATCTTCGCCGGCTACAACGAAGTGATTCTCGACGCCCTTGTGGCGGAAAATTTCGGCTGTGACGAACTGGTCATCGGCCAAAACCATGCGGGGCTGGGAAGCTTTTACGACAAAAACCGGATGCAGTCGGTCTTCGACCATCTCAAAGGGATCAACATCACGATCCACACGGCCCCGGAATACGCCTACTGCGACATCTGCCGCACCCTGGTGAGCAACCGCACCTGCCCCCACGGCGAGCATCACCACATCTCCTACCATGCCGATTCCATTCTTGAACTGCTCAAAAAGGGGCTCCTGCCCCCCGCGGTCCTGATACGCAAGGAGATCTCCGCCATGATTCTGACCCACCTCTTCCCCAACCGGTTCGACAACCTTGAGAAGATCTACTACGACCTGATGCCCGGATCGGGCCTCCTGGAGAGCCAAAGCGAGGAGGATTTCTACATCAAACTGATGAAGCTCTACCAGACGACGTCGCTGAAATGA
- a CDS encoding RsmB/NOP family class I SAM-dependent RNA methyltransferase — protein MSSALPESFVERFRAIYPEEADRLLETFGHPKPVSFRVNPLKTTVDAVLTTLQEAGLAPEPVPWYAHAFTLPAKDRDALTHSPLFASGDIYIQSLSSMLAPLMLSPKPGETVLDLTAAPGGKSLMMAAQMQNEGLLSVVEPGRDRFFRLKANLERGGVAIARFFMRDGRGVGNKTPERFDKVLLDAPCSTEAKFKSYDPKTYAYWSERKIKEMARLQQRLLASAVKALKPGGTLLYATCAFAPEENEAVIDKALSRHEDLTLLEMSLPVENYRCGLTSWRKKRFHPDLSKTMRILPTERMDGFYLALLRKG, from the coding sequence GTGAGTAGCGCCCTTCCCGAATCCTTCGTCGAACGTTTCCGGGCCATCTACCCCGAAGAGGCCGACAGGCTGCTGGAAACCTTCGGACACCCCAAACCGGTCTCTTTCCGCGTCAACCCTCTCAAAACCACGGTCGATGCCGTTTTGACGACCCTGCAGGAGGCCGGCCTGGCGCCCGAACCGGTGCCTTGGTACGCCCATGCCTTCACCCTGCCCGCCAAAGACCGCGATGCCCTCACCCACTCTCCCCTCTTTGCAAGCGGCGACATCTACATCCAGAGCCTCTCCTCCATGCTCGCCCCGCTGATGCTCTCCCCGAAACCCGGAGAAACGGTCCTTGACCTCACCGCCGCCCCCGGCGGAAAATCGCTGATGATGGCGGCACAGATGCAAAACGAGGGGCTTCTTTCGGTCGTGGAGCCGGGGCGTGACCGCTTCTTCCGCCTCAAAGCCAACCTCGAACGGGGCGGGGTCGCCATCGCCCGCTTCTTCATGCGTGACGGGCGCGGCGTGGGAAACAAAACGCCGGAACGCTTCGACAAAGTGCTGTTGGACGCCCCCTGCTCCACCGAAGCGAAATTCAAAAGTTACGATCCCAAAACCTACGCCTATTGGAGCGAACGGAAGATCAAAGAGATGGCCAGACTCCAGCAGCGCCTGCTCGCCTCCGCCGTCAAAGCTCTCAAACCGGGAGGCACGCTGCTCTACGCCACCTGCGCCTTCGCCCCGGAGGAGAACGAAGCCGTCATCGACAAGGCCCTGAGCCGCCATGAAGATCTGACGCTTCTTGAGATGTCGCTTCCCGTCGAAAACTACCGCTGTGGCCTGACCTCCTGGCGGAAAAAACGCTTTCATCCCGACCTGTCAAAAACCATGCGTATTTTGCCTACCGAAAGGATGGACGGTTTCTATCTCGCACTTTTACGAAAGGGGTAA
- the thiC gene encoding phosphomethylpyrimidine synthase ThiC, translating to MRSEWVKKRENDPVRTQMYYAKNGIVTEEMKYVASVEKLDPETVRSEVARGRMIIPANINHTHQKPMAIGMAATCKINANIGSSAVASDAAGEVEKVKVCQKYGADTIMDLSTGGDLDAIREEVIKHADVPIGTVPMYQILHDCNNKIEDLTIDAMLEVIERQAKQGVSYFTIHAGFLLRFMPLVAKRKMGIVSRGGSLMAAWMMHYHKENPFYTAYDDILDICRKYDVSLSLGDSLRPGCLYDASDDAQLNELKVLGELTLRAWEKDVQVMIEGPGHVPLNQIERNMKLEREYCHEAPFYILGPLVTDIAAGYDHISSAIGAAVGGWHGASMLCYVTPKEHLGLPNAADVREGIIAYKIAAHAADIARGRKGARDIDDAMSDARYSFDWNRQFELALDPDRAREYHDETLPQDVFKEAEFCSMCGPKFCSYKISQELIEGNVDMSEFQPTAS from the coding sequence ATGAGAAGCGAATGGGTCAAGAAAAGAGAGAACGATCCGGTCCGAACCCAGATGTACTATGCGAAAAATGGCATCGTGACCGAAGAGATGAAGTATGTGGCGAGCGTGGAGAAGCTCGATCCGGAGACGGTCCGCAGCGAAGTGGCCCGGGGCCGGATGATCATCCCCGCCAACATCAACCATACCCACCAGAAGCCGATGGCCATCGGCATGGCGGCGACCTGCAAGATCAACGCCAACATCGGCTCTTCCGCCGTCGCCAGCGACGCGGCGGGGGAGGTGGAGAAGGTGAAAGTGTGCCAGAAGTACGGCGCCGACACCATTATGGACCTCTCCACCGGCGGTGACCTGGATGCCATCCGCGAAGAGGTGATCAAGCATGCCGACGTGCCCATCGGCACGGTGCCGATGTACCAGATTCTCCATGACTGCAACAACAAGATCGAAGACCTGACCATCGACGCGATGCTTGAAGTGATCGAGCGGCAGGCGAAGCAGGGGGTGAGCTACTTCACGATCCATGCCGGCTTTTTGCTTCGTTTCATGCCTCTGGTGGCGAAACGGAAGATGGGTATCGTCAGCCGTGGCGGCAGCCTGATGGCGGCGTGGATGATGCACTACCACAAAGAAAACCCCTTCTACACCGCCTACGACGACATTCTCGACATCTGCCGCAAATACGACGTCTCCCTCTCCCTGGGCGACTCACTGCGTCCGGGATGCCTCTACGACGCCAGCGACGACGCACAGCTGAACGAGCTGAAGGTCCTGGGCGAGCTGACGCTGAGGGCGTGGGAGAAGGATGTACAGGTGATGATCGAGGGACCGGGCCATGTGCCGCTGAACCAGATCGAGCGCAACATGAAGCTGGAGCGCGAATACTGCCACGAAGCGCCTTTTTACATTCTGGGGCCGCTGGTCACCGACATCGCTGCCGGGTACGACCATATAAGCTCCGCCATCGGCGCGGCGGTGGGCGGCTGGCACGGGGCGAGCATGCTCTGCTACGTCACCCCCAAAGAGCACCTGGGGCTGCCCAACGCGGCCGATGTGCGCGAGGGGATCATCGCCTACAAAATCGCGGCCCACGCCGCCGATATCGCCCGGGGCCGCAAAGGGGCTCGGGATATCGACGACGCCATGAGCGACGCCCGCTACAGCTTCGACTGGAACCGGCAGTTCGAACTGGCCCTCGACCCCGACCGGGCACGGGAGTACCACGACGAAACCCTGCCTCAGGATGTCTTCAAAGAGGCGGAATTCTGCTCCATGTGCGGGCCGAAATTCTGCAGCTACAAAATCAGCCAGGAGCTGATCGAGGGCAACGTCGACATGTCGGAGTTCCAGCCGACGGCGAGCTGA
- a CDS encoding response regulator: MKILIVEEEIYLAQSIAGKLIDFGHECDIFAAVNDALDQEGRYDVVLLSTNLSGQDFYPVIRKFADDIILLMVSYISNDTVTAPLKAGAHDYIQKPFMIEELIRKINHYHRFKQLQKRCALFEDYLSHQLGNIQLPESLSMPLPLMVKTNYQKQADAFAFAFAREAGRPLKYLPLSDASSLAALKNVEEEYILYMPEFQTLKKSEKEAFLEAIAGRDVITSTTEKFEGEGLETVELVSEHKIFDRTEILTIDDYVKFIIHNYQSKFPDTELSKKLGISRKSLWEKRKKYGIFKKK, translated from the coding sequence ATGAAAATCCTGATCGTAGAAGAGGAGATCTACCTGGCCCAGAGTATCGCCGGCAAGCTGATCGACTTCGGCCACGAGTGCGACATCTTCGCCGCCGTCAATGACGCCCTCGACCAGGAGGGCCGCTACGACGTGGTCCTGCTCTCCACCAACCTTTCGGGGCAGGATTTCTACCCCGTCATCCGGAAGTTCGCCGACGACATCATCCTGCTGATGGTCTCCTACATCAGCAACGATACCGTCACCGCACCCCTGAAGGCGGGGGCGCACGATTACATCCAGAAGCCTTTCATGATCGAGGAGCTGATCCGCAAGATCAACCACTACCACCGTTTCAAGCAGTTGCAGAAACGGTGCGCGCTTTTCGAGGACTACCTCAGCCATCAGCTGGGCAACATCCAGCTTCCCGAGTCGCTCTCCATGCCTCTGCCCCTGATGGTCAAGACCAACTACCAGAAACAGGCGGACGCCTTCGCCTTCGCCTTCGCCAGGGAGGCGGGGCGCCCCCTCAAATACCTCCCCCTCTCCGACGCCTCCTCCCTCGCGGCGCTCAAAAACGTGGAGGAGGAGTACATCCTCTACATGCCCGAATTCCAGACACTCAAAAAGAGTGAAAAAGAGGCCTTTCTCGAAGCGATCGCGGGGCGGGACGTCATCACCTCCACGACGGAGAAGTTCGAAGGGGAGGGGCTGGAGACCGTCGAACTGGTCAGCGAGCACAAAATCTTCGACCGGACCGAAATTCTCACCATCGACGACTATGTCAAATTCATCATCCACAACTACCAGAGCAAGTTCCCCGATACGGAGCTGAGCAAGAAGCTGGGCATCAGCCGCAAATCCCTGTGGGAGAAGAGGAAAAAGTATGGCATCTTCAAGAAAAAGTGA
- a CDS encoding phosphatidylglycerophosphatase A, giving the protein MTFQEKLFLAGLGSGMLPKAPGTWGSLTGLILGLLILQWLPLQTLFLLTILVTLWGVRATNVYEARTGIHDDSRIVIDEIAGIWLALCISGPTLPAAVLSFLFFRLYDIWKPSLVGRIDREAPGGWGVMGDDILAGAMAGLSSALVLHLFSLAGIS; this is encoded by the coding sequence ATGACCTTTCAGGAGAAACTCTTTCTGGCCGGCCTGGGAAGCGGGATGCTTCCCAAAGCGCCGGGGACATGGGGGTCGCTGACGGGGCTGATACTCGGGCTTCTCATTCTTCAGTGGCTGCCGCTGCAAACCCTTTTTCTACTGACCATTCTCGTGACGCTCTGGGGCGTCAGGGCCACCAACGTCTACGAGGCCCGCACCGGCATCCATGACGACAGCCGCATCGTCATCGATGAAATCGCCGGCATCTGGCTCGCACTTTGCATCAGCGGCCCCACCCTGCCGGCGGCGGTGCTCAGTTTTCTCTTCTTCCGCCTCTACGACATCTGGAAACCCTCCCTCGTCGGCCGCATCGACCGGGAGGCCCCCGGCGGATGGGGCGTCATGGGGGACGACATTCTCGCAGGTGCCATGGCGGGCCTCTCCAGCGCCCTGGTGCTCCATTTGTTCTCTTTGGCGGGGATATCATGA
- a CDS encoding DUF87 domain-containing protein, whose product MEKIFEKLGIFYLGRDVDPDTLATTDHPTLVKSDTFTTHAAIIGMTGSGKTGLGIDLLEEAAIDNIPVIAIDPKGDMGNLCLAFDDLSPDAFLPWVEEEARHKGEEPKAYAKKIAEMWKKGIESFDQTPERIRRFKEHDTTIFTPGSEAGVSVNVLGSLDAPGPETLEDADALASAIGSTVTSLLALVGIDADPLESREYILIAQILKKGWTEGAAMDIGTLIAQIINPPFSKIGVLPLESFYPPAERFKLASRFNNVLASPTFESWLKGDTLDIDNLMYDKKGKSKIAVFSIAHLSDAERMFFVTLLLNKILGWMRRQSGTGRLRALVYMDEIYGYFPPSKNPPSKTPMMLMLKQARAFGIGMVLSTQNPVDLDYKGLSNIGTWFIGKLQTRQDIAKVVDGLAGQAEEGLPKEQIADIIRTLPKRTFFLKSAHIPGIHLFQTRWVLSYLKGPMKKRDIARCMASKKGSERAEPAQTPAAPKRAPATKAEAATPRPILSAKIPQTFDIPAAGDTLYLPVLHLKAEIRYFNATRGIDEQEEVCLDVPLDAGDEAPDFDRAETCESDPATLPKSPADACGFAALPSFVADARSLKPVEKAFSDRLYASKRLTLYRCRPLKAESQPHESLERFKQRLQEILEEKKSEAAQKLQSRYEKKFQTLESRRQRALQKLQKEQEDVSSKTTESIIDAGLAIFGSLFGSKRSAASKVGQALKKGRRVLDEKADVQRAQEALEAVEEKIDALKAELEEKLDALDDTYTLDAYPIDTFFIKPRRSDIRVAPALLWWRCG is encoded by the coding sequence ATGGAAAAAATTTTCGAAAAACTGGGCATTTTCTACCTGGGGAGAGATGTCGACCCCGACACCCTCGCCACCACGGATCATCCGACACTCGTCAAATCCGACACCTTCACGACCCATGCCGCCATCATCGGCATGACCGGAAGCGGCAAAACGGGGCTGGGCATCGACCTGCTCGAAGAGGCGGCCATCGACAACATTCCCGTCATCGCCATCGACCCCAAAGGGGACATGGGGAACCTCTGCCTCGCCTTCGACGACCTCTCCCCCGACGCCTTCCTCCCCTGGGTCGAGGAGGAGGCCCGGCACAAGGGGGAGGAGCCGAAAGCCTACGCCAAAAAAATCGCCGAGATGTGGAAAAAGGGGATCGAGAGTTTCGACCAGACCCCGGAACGCATCCGCCGCTTCAAAGAGCACGACACCACCATCTTCACCCCCGGAAGCGAAGCCGGCGTTTCTGTCAACGTCCTGGGAAGCCTGGATGCGCCGGGGCCGGAGACGCTGGAAGATGCCGACGCCCTCGCCTCGGCCATCGGCTCCACCGTCACCTCTTTGCTGGCGCTTGTCGGCATCGACGCCGACCCGCTGGAGAGCCGGGAGTACATCCTCATCGCCCAGATTCTCAAAAAGGGGTGGACCGAAGGCGCCGCCATGGACATCGGCACCCTGATCGCACAGATCATCAACCCGCCCTTTTCGAAAATCGGCGTCCTGCCGCTGGAGAGCTTCTACCCGCCCGCCGAGCGCTTCAAACTGGCGTCGCGTTTCAACAACGTCCTGGCCAGCCCCACCTTTGAAAGCTGGCTCAAAGGCGATACCCTCGATATCGACAACCTGATGTACGACAAAAAGGGGAAATCGAAGATCGCCGTCTTCTCCATCGCCCACCTCAGCGATGCGGAGCGGATGTTCTTCGTCACGCTGCTTCTGAACAAAATTCTGGGCTGGATGCGGCGCCAAAGCGGCACGGGAAGGCTGCGGGCGCTGGTCTATATGGACGAAATCTACGGCTACTTCCCCCCGTCCAAAAACCCGCCTTCCAAAACACCGATGATGCTGATGCTCAAACAGGCCCGGGCTTTCGGCATCGGAATGGTGCTCAGCACCCAGAACCCCGTGGACCTGGACTACAAGGGGCTATCCAATATCGGCACCTGGTTCATCGGAAAGCTCCAGACCCGGCAGGATATCGCCAAAGTGGTCGACGGGCTGGCCGGCCAGGCGGAAGAGGGGCTGCCGAAGGAGCAGATCGCCGACATCATCCGCACCCTTCCCAAACGCACCTTCTTCCTCAAAAGCGCCCATATACCGGGCATTCACCTCTTTCAAACCCGCTGGGTTCTTTCGTACCTCAAAGGGCCCATGAAGAAGCGGGACATCGCCCGGTGCATGGCTTCGAAAAAGGGGTCCGAAAGAGCCGAACCGGCCCAAACCCCCGCCGCGCCGAAAAGGGCTCCGGCAACCAAGGCCGAAGCCGCGACGCCCCGTCCCATCCTCTCTGCGAAGATCCCCCAGACCTTCGACATTCCCGCGGCCGGGGACACCCTCTACCTGCCGGTTCTGCATCTCAAGGCCGAAATACGCTACTTCAACGCCACCCGCGGCATCGACGAGCAGGAAGAGGTCTGCCTCGATGTTCCGCTGGATGCGGGCGACGAAGCCCCCGATTTCGATAGGGCGGAAACCTGTGAGAGCGACCCGGCCACCCTGCCCAAATCGCCCGCCGACGCCTGCGGTTTTGCCGCGCTTCCCTCCTTTGTCGCCGATGCCCGCAGCCTGAAACCTGTGGAAAAGGCCTTTTCCGACCGTCTCTACGCCTCCAAGCGGCTCACCCTCTACCGCTGCCGCCCCCTCAAGGCCGAATCACAGCCCCACGAAAGCCTGGAGAGGTTCAAACAGCGCCTTCAGGAGATTCTGGAAGAGAAAAAAAGCGAAGCGGCGCAGAAACTGCAATCACGTTATGAAAAAAAGTTTCAGACCCTGGAGTCGAGGCGACAGCGCGCCCTGCAGAAACTCCAGAAAGAGCAGGAGGATGTGAGCTCCAAAACCACCGAATCGATCATCGACGCGGGGTTGGCGATCTTCGGCTCACTCTTCGGATCGAAGCGCTCCGCCGCCTCCAAAGTGGGCCAGGCGCTGAAAAAGGGGCGCCGCGTCCTGGATGAGAAAGCGGATGTCCAGCGGGCACAAGAGGCGCTCGAAGCCGTCGAAGAGAAGATCGACGCCCTCAAAGCGGAGCTGGAGGAGAAACTCGACGCGCTCGATGACACCTATACCCTCGACGCCTACCCCATCGACACCTTCTTTATCAAACCCAGGCGCAGCGACATCCGGGTGGCGCCGGCGCTGCTGTGGTGGCGGTGCGGTTGA
- a CDS encoding bifunctional 2-C-methyl-D-erythritol 4-phosphate cytidylyltransferase/2-C-methyl-D-erythritol 2,4-cyclodiphosphate synthase: MSDLSLVLLAAGEATRFKKPVKKQWLRLGGDPLWLDVLGRFREMRLFKELVVVGHADELHYMKRHIDDEKVRFVTGGPSRQASLRNALEEVKTALVLVSDVARPCVDKALCKTLLSAIENADCAVPALPVADTAWYEGEPIDRRHLLRIQTPQLSRTEKLRKALLGEREFTDESSAIHAQGGRVAFVGGSESLEKLTFGEEARRLPCLTAPDTDARFTGNGFDVHAFETGKPMRLGGVEIDVDYGFKAHSDGDVAIHALIDALLGAAGMGDIGELFPDTDAAWTGADSRKLLRHVVHLLIHTGFEIVQADLTVMAQKPKLAPYKEAIRFTLADILQIPPQRMNVKATTTEGLGFVGRGEGVAVSASATLKFFDWTQS, from the coding sequence TTGTCCGATTTATCACTGGTCCTGCTGGCCGCCGGCGAGGCGACCCGATTCAAAAAACCGGTCAAGAAGCAGTGGCTGCGTCTGGGAGGCGATCCGCTCTGGCTCGACGTCCTCGGGCGTTTCCGCGAAATGCGCCTTTTCAAAGAGCTCGTCGTCGTGGGCCACGCCGACGAGCTCCATTATATGAAAAGGCACATCGACGATGAAAAGGTCCGTTTCGTAACAGGAGGCCCCAGCCGGCAAGCCTCTTTGCGAAACGCCCTGGAAGAGGTGAAGACGGCGCTGGTTCTCGTCAGCGACGTGGCCCGCCCCTGCGTCGACAAAGCCCTTTGCAAAACGCTTCTTAGCGCCATCGAGAATGCCGACTGCGCCGTGCCGGCCCTGCCGGTGGCCGACACCGCCTGGTACGAGGGCGAGCCGATCGACCGCAGGCACCTGTTACGGATCCAGACACCCCAGCTGAGCCGGACCGAAAAACTGCGCAAAGCCCTCCTGGGGGAGCGGGAGTTCACCGACGAAAGCAGCGCCATCCACGCCCAGGGGGGCCGCGTCGCCTTCGTGGGCGGCAGCGAGAGCCTCGAAAAGCTGACCTTCGGAGAAGAGGCCCGCCGCCTCCCCTGCCTCACCGCTCCCGACACCGACGCCCGCTTCACGGGAAACGGCTTTGATGTCCACGCCTTCGAAACGGGCAAACCGATGCGCCTGGGCGGCGTCGAGATCGACGTCGACTACGGTTTCAAAGCCCACTCCGACGGGGACGTGGCCATCCACGCCCTCATCGACGCCCTGCTGGGCGCGGCGGGCATGGGGGACATCGGCGAACTCTTCCCCGACACCGACGCCGCCTGGACGGGGGCCGATTCGCGCAAACTGCTGCGCCATGTGGTCCATCTGCTCATCCACACCGGTTTCGAGATCGTCCAGGCGGACCTGACCGTTATGGCACAGAAACCGAAACTGGCCCCCTACAAAGAGGCCATCCGCTTCACACTGGCCGATATTCTGCAGATTCCTCCCCAGCGGATGAACGTCAAAGCCACCACCACCGAAGGGCTCGGCTTCGTGGGGCGCGGGGAAGGAGTCGCCGTCAGCGCCTCCGCCACCCTCAAATTTTTCGATTGGACGCAATCATGA